A genomic segment from Aegilops tauschii subsp. strangulata cultivar AL8/78 chromosome 1, Aet v6.0, whole genome shotgun sequence encodes:
- the LOC109747992 gene encoding probable thionin-2.3 translates to MAMRGNIVKTLALMLVVVGLVALQQTQQVQASHCCCHLDSVPTYFKCREKSDSTVSECCGASDGYVSDAAGFECKSGYIDIETALQAVNYCKLGCTASLCNKVTPSGKDATERCTSGCHDLCTKNNAEIAQVVMA, encoded by the exons ATGGCTATGAGAGGCAACATTGTCAAGACCTTGGCGTTGATGCTCGTAGTTGTGGGTCTTGTGGCACTCCAGCAAACCCAGCAAGTACAAGCATCCCACTGTTGTTGCCATCTAGACTCCGTCCCTACCTATTTTAAGTGCCGCGAAAAATCTGATAGCACCGTCTCAGAGTGCTGCGGTGCTTCTGATGGCTATGTATCAGACGCTGCTGGATTTGAATGCAAGTCCGGTTATATAGATATAGAGACAGCACTGCAAG CCGTCAACTACTGCAAGCTGGGGTGCACAGCTTCCTTGTGCAACAAAGTAACTCCATCTG GGAAAGATGCCACGGAACGCTGCACTAGTGGATGCCACGATCTGTGCACCAAGAACAATGCCGAAATTGCGCAAGTCGTCATGGCTTAA